A genomic segment from Flavobacterium sp. 9R encodes:
- a CDS encoding glycosyltransferase, which yields MPFKSKFDLQEAIIKLTEQFNTRIIVIKGWGLEQTEKLENNLKIKVINAAPYEKLFPLTKAIIHHGGIGTTAECLRAGKPFFICPILHPIGDQQFWGLVGYRGKIAVRPIPISKMTEEKFIRSVRELLTNDELYKNAIEMKRLIESENGIEKTIDEIEKHNS from the coding sequence ATGCCTTTTAAAAGTAAATTTGATTTGCAAGAGGCTATCATAAAACTAACCGAACAATTTAATACAAGAATAATTGTAATTAAAGGCTGGGGACTTGAGCAAACTGAAAAACTAGAGAACAATCTCAAAATCAAGGTTATTAATGCTGCACCTTATGAAAAATTATTTCCACTAACAAAAGCAATCATTCATCACGGCGGCATTGGTACAACTGCAGAATGTTTGAGAGCGGGAAAACCCTTTTTCATTTGTCCTATTTTACATCCAATAGGTGACCAGCAATTTTGGGGACTAGTAGGATACAGAGGAAAAATAGCTGTTCGTCCAATACCAATTAGTAAAATGACCGAAGAAAAATTTATAAGAAGCGTAAGGGAATTATTGACAAACGATGAATTATATAAAAATGCAATTGAAATGAAAAGATTAATTGAAAGTGAAAACGGTATTGAAAAAACAATTGACGAAATAGAAAAGCATAACAGTTAG
- the rpsB gene encoding 30S ribosomal protein S2, producing MSNKVEVKELLEAGVHFGHMTRKWDPNMAPYIYMERNGIHIINLYKTAAKIEEANEALKKIAASGRKILFVATKKQAKDIVAEKAKAANMPYITERWPGGMLTNFVTIRKAVKKMSSIDKMKKDGTFNTLSKKERLQVDRLRAKLEKNLGSIADMSRLPAALFVVDIKAEHIAIKEAQKLNIPVFAMVDTNSDPREVDYVIPANDDASKSIDKILSLVTTAVIEGLSDRGAEKEVEAAPATEEVAPEAPATEE from the coding sequence ATGTCAAACAAAGTAGAAGTAAAAGAATTACTAGAAGCAGGTGTTCATTTTGGACACATGACTAGAAAATGGGATCCAAATATGGCTCCTTATATTTATATGGAGCGTAATGGAATCCACATTATCAATCTATATAAAACTGCAGCAAAAATTGAAGAGGCTAATGAAGCATTGAAAAAAATCGCTGCATCAGGTAGAAAAATATTATTTGTTGCTACCAAAAAACAAGCAAAAGACATCGTAGCTGAAAAAGCAAAAGCTGCAAATATGCCTTACATCACTGAAAGATGGCCTGGTGGAATGTTAACAAACTTTGTTACTATCCGTAAAGCTGTTAAAAAAATGTCTTCTATCGACAAGATGAAAAAAGACGGAACTTTTAACACACTTTCTAAAAAAGAGCGTTTGCAAGTAGATCGTCTTCGTGCTAAATTAGAGAAAAACTTAGGTTCAATCGCTGATATGTCTAGACTACCTGCAGCATTGTTCGTAGTAGATATCAAAGCGGAACACATCGCAATAAAAGAAGCTCAAAAATTAAACATTCCAGTTTTTGCAATGGTTGATACTAACTCTGATCCACGTGAAGTAGATTATGTTATCCCTGCAAATGATGATGCTTCTAAATCAATTGACAAAATTTTATCTTTAGTTACTACTGCTGTAATCGAAGGCCTTTCTGATAGAGGTGCTGAGAAAGAAGTTGAAGCTGCTCCTGCTACCGAAGAAGTAGCTCCTGAAGCTCCAGCAACTGAAGAATAA
- a CDS encoding transposase: protein MIQKNTMTKEGYTIRDQTLPHFITATVVDWIDVFTRKTYRDTVIECFDYCIANKGMVLYGYVIMSNHIHLVLQSSEGNLSDLIRDFKKFIAAKVLEKIQIEPESRREWMLERFKLATESHSRNKNYQFWQYGNHPEEIYTNKFMWSKLDYIHLNPVRAGIVEKASHYVYSSASNYVNDTGLLKIEKADNPVVDVLNPNSVTKINLY from the coding sequence ATGATTCAAAAGAATACAATGACGAAAGAAGGCTATACAATAAGAGACCAAACCTTGCCCCATTTTATAACGGCAACTGTTGTGGATTGGATTGATGTTTTTACAAGAAAAACATATAGAGATACAGTTATCGAGTGTTTCGATTATTGTATCGCAAACAAAGGAATGGTTCTTTATGGCTATGTAATTATGAGTAACCATATCCATTTAGTTCTTCAATCCAGTGAAGGTAATCTTTCTGATTTAATACGTGATTTCAAAAAATTCATAGCTGCCAAAGTCTTAGAAAAAATACAAATAGAACCTGAAAGTAGAAGAGAATGGATGTTAGAACGTTTTAAATTGGCAACCGAGAGTCATTCTAGAAACAAAAATTACCAATTCTGGCAATATGGCAATCATCCTGAAGAAATCTATACCAACAAGTTTATGTGGTCGAAGTTGGATTATATTCATCTGAATCCTGTTCGGGCAGGAATTGTTGAAAAGGCATCACATTATGTTTATTCAAGTGCCAGTAATTATGTAAACGATACGGGACTTCTTAAAATAGAAAAAGCTGATAATCCCGTTGTTGATGTATTGAATCCTAATTCTGTTACAAAAATCAATTTGTATTGA
- a CDS encoding MFS transporter, with the protein MIKKYLDNFKDFPREVWILTLITFINRAGTMVIPFLSKYMKENLHFSYSQIGWVMVFFGIGSIVGTWLSGKLSDKIGFYKVMVFSLFASGIVFILLHYATTFEELCLGILVLTTIADMFRPAMLVCLKTFTTKENRASAYSLTRAAVNLGFLFGPVLGGLIIMQSGYEYIFYADGATCILAIIVFMIFVREKQLPIKTAAERALPKNVSVMKDKPFMLHLVICLITGILFFQIFTTLPLYHKEQFNMSEFDSGLLLSLNGLLILLFELPIVNYVSRNKINNHRVIFIGLVLMATSFLFLLYPWEGMLIPMMLFMTCGVMLTFPFANSFAMERSYEQREGKYMAAFTMSYSFAHILSAKTGMEIIQNSGYETNWVFMSILGVVGSLLVFKLFAMVEKEELSKATMIPVESDDRK; encoded by the coding sequence ATGATAAAAAAATACCTCGACAATTTTAAGGATTTTCCAAGAGAAGTTTGGATTTTGACTTTAATTACATTTATCAACAGAGCAGGAACAATGGTTATTCCATTTCTGTCAAAGTACATGAAAGAAAATTTACATTTTAGCTACAGCCAGATTGGTTGGGTAATGGTTTTCTTCGGAATTGGTTCTATAGTTGGGACTTGGCTTAGTGGAAAGCTGTCTGATAAAATAGGATTTTACAAGGTGATGGTTTTTAGTTTGTTTGCTAGTGGGATTGTTTTTATTTTACTCCATTATGCTACAACTTTTGAAGAGTTATGCCTTGGAATACTTGTCCTTACTACAATTGCTGATATGTTCAGGCCAGCAATGTTAGTATGTCTTAAAACGTTTACTACTAAAGAAAACAGAGCAAGTGCTTATTCATTGACTAGAGCGGCTGTGAATTTAGGATTTCTTTTTGGTCCTGTTTTAGGAGGTTTGATTATTATGCAATCAGGTTATGAGTACATTTTTTATGCAGATGGTGCTACTTGTATTTTAGCCATTATTGTTTTTATGATTTTTGTAAGAGAAAAACAATTGCCGATTAAAACTGCTGCAGAAAGAGCTTTGCCAAAAAATGTATCAGTTATGAAAGATAAACCATTTATGTTGCATTTGGTTATATGCTTGATTACTGGAATTTTATTCTTTCAAATATTCACAACATTGCCTTTGTATCACAAAGAACAATTCAATATGTCGGAGTTTGATAGTGGATTGTTGTTAAGTTTGAACGGTTTATTGATTTTACTTTTTGAACTTCCAATTGTCAACTATGTAAGTAGAAATAAAATAAACAATCATAGAGTTATCTTTATTGGATTAGTTTTAATGGCTACAAGCTTTTTGTTCTTATTGTATCCATGGGAAGGTATGTTGATTCCTATGATGCTTTTTATGACTTGTGGAGTAATGCTTACCTTTCCGTTCGCTAATTCATTTGCTATGGAAAGATCTTATGAGCAAAGAGAAGGAAAATATATGGCTGCTTTTACGATGAGTTACAGTTTTGCGCACATTTTGAGTGCTAAAACAGGGATGGAAATCATTCAAAACTCTGGATATGAAACGAATTGGGTTTTTATGTCTATTCTTGGAGTGGTAGGTTCTTTACTTGTGTTTAAGTTGTTTGCAATGGTTGAGAAAGAAGAGTTGAGTAAAGCAACGATGATTCCAGTAGAAAGCGACGATAGAAAATAA
- the tsf gene encoding translation elongation factor Ts: MATITAADVNKLRTITGAGMMDCKKALVEAEGDFDLAIENLRKKGQKVAANRSDRESTEGAVIAVVNAEKTAGVVVSLNCETDFVGKNESFVKLAQDLAALALNFNTKEELLAADFNGITVAEKLIEQTGVIGEKIEIGAFERLEGAFIGSYIHAGNKIATLTALSKNIEGADEVAKNISMQAAAMAPIALNEDGVDAETIAKEIEIAKDLLRQEGKPEAMLDNIAKGKLARFFKDNTLVNQDYIKDNKLSVAAYAKSLDKDLIVTGFKRAALG; encoded by the coding sequence ATGGCAACAATTACTGCTGCAGACGTAAATAAATTAAGAACAATCACAGGTGCAGGTATGATGGACTGCAAAAAAGCCTTGGTTGAAGCAGAAGGAGATTTTGATTTAGCTATCGAAAACTTACGTAAAAAAGGACAAAAAGTAGCGGCTAACCGTTCTGATAGAGAATCTACAGAAGGTGCTGTTATCGCTGTTGTAAATGCTGAAAAAACTGCTGGAGTTGTAGTTTCATTAAACTGTGAAACTGACTTCGTAGGTAAAAACGAATCTTTCGTAAAATTAGCTCAAGATTTAGCTGCTTTAGCTTTAAACTTCAATACTAAAGAAGAATTATTAGCTGCTGATTTCAACGGAATTACTGTTGCTGAAAAATTAATTGAGCAAACAGGAGTTATTGGAGAGAAAATCGAAATTGGTGCTTTCGAAAGATTAGAAGGTGCTTTCATCGGTTCTTACATCCACGCTGGTAACAAAATCGCTACTTTAACTGCTTTATCTAAAAACATTGAAGGTGCTGACGAAGTTGCTAAAAATATTTCTATGCAAGCTGCTGCAATGGCACCTATCGCTCTTAACGAAGACGGTGTTGATGCTGAAACTATCGCTAAAGAAATTGAAATCGCAAAAGACTTATTACGTCAAGAAGGTAAGCCAGAAGCTATGTTAGACAATATCGCTAAAGGTAAATTAGCTCGTTTCTTTAAAGACAACACTTTAGTAAACCAAGATTACATTAAAGATAACAAATTAAGCGTTGCTGCTTATGCTAAATCTTTAGATAAAGATCTTATTGTAACTGGTTTCAAAAGAGCTGCTTTAGGATAA
- a CDS encoding tetratricopeptide repeat protein encodes MKKILFLIILSQWSCKSQTNCPEGINLLPMYGEVKKCEQQIELDNEFILESEKQFKDRKEASKYYVSKGWEYFYKDDNDTSMKRFNQAWLLDKTNSEVYWGFGNLLGRKNEFEKSVKYFQKSIDLEPNNANVYECISTSYGQIFFKTKDIRYLNLTIENLKKAIKIEPKNGRALGQLAGSYAYLKQKDSLVKYIKKTDEIDPKFVNPKVREIAKKK; translated from the coding sequence ATGAAGAAAATATTATTTTTAATAATCTTAAGTCAATGGAGTTGCAAATCCCAAACAAATTGTCCAGAAGGGATTAATTTATTGCCGATGTATGGAGAAGTAAAAAAATGTGAACAGCAAATTGAATTAGACAATGAATTTATTTTAGAATCAGAAAAACAATTCAAAGACAGAAAAGAAGCATCCAAATACTATGTGTCTAAAGGTTGGGAATATTTCTATAAAGATGATAATGATACATCTATGAAGCGATTTAATCAGGCTTGGCTTTTAGATAAAACAAATTCAGAAGTGTATTGGGGTTTTGGTAACTTACTAGGTAGAAAAAACGAATTCGAAAAATCTGTTAAATATTTTCAGAAATCAATTGATTTAGAACCGAACAACGCTAATGTTTACGAATGTATATCCACTAGTTATGGCCAAATATTTTTTAAAACAAAAGATATTAGATATTTAAACCTAACAATTGAGAACTTAAAAAAAGCAATAAAGATAGAACCAAAAAATGGAAGAGCTTTGGGACAATTAGCAGGCTCGTATGCTTATTTAAAACAAAAAGACAGTTTGGTAAAATACATAAAAAAGACAGATGAAATAGACCCAAAATTTGTTAATCCTAAAGTAAGGGAAATCGCGAAAAAGAAATAA
- a CDS encoding exopolyphosphatase encodes MKEKFYFVAALLIFSYSSYSQLYGGIEIGSKGVKMTVLEVENLKKNNYDVKEFWTENVGIATGISIDGTLFKEDIERAVAVVLLNYNKMLTEYKIEDKNIFIVASSGVGLATNTAELTDKIKAVTKKNVEVISSSLEAKLLLKGCIPPKNYLSSVIVDIGGGNTKGGYAKEINASGVFFPISADIGTVTLTELINKKCKQKTVFEFNEEMFNYLPTLRETFTKMYTNRPESQQKNNVYISGGAAWAMYTLLNGNVAEENFTPVTYDDILTIKAIAENNYQRFVLDAENNAEKKKVLKTYQQKNLIAAFNLLETCLEVIPDMKNKKIYFAKQGQIAWLVSYVFDNARGVKQIY; translated from the coding sequence ATGAAAGAAAAATTTTACTTTGTCGCAGCGCTTCTTATTTTTTCTTACTCTTCGTATTCACAACTTTATGGAGGAATAGAAATTGGTAGTAAAGGTGTAAAAATGACTGTTCTTGAAGTAGAAAACTTGAAGAAAAACAACTATGACGTAAAAGAGTTTTGGACAGAAAACGTTGGTATCGCAACTGGTATCTCGATAGATGGTACATTATTCAAAGAAGACATAGAAAGAGCAGTAGCTGTAGTTTTGTTGAACTACAACAAAATGCTAACTGAGTACAAAATAGAAGATAAAAATATTTTCATAGTAGCTTCATCAGGAGTTGGACTTGCAACTAATACAGCTGAACTTACAGACAAAATCAAAGCGGTAACCAAGAAGAACGTTGAAGTTATCTCTTCTTCATTGGAAGCAAAACTACTTTTAAAAGGTTGTATCCCTCCAAAAAATTATTTGAGTTCAGTAATTGTAGATATTGGAGGTGGTAACACAAAAGGCGGTTATGCAAAAGAAATTAACGCTTCTGGTGTATTCTTCCCTATCTCTGCCGATATTGGAACAGTTACTTTAACCGAGCTTATCAACAAAAAATGTAAGCAAAAAACTGTTTTCGAGTTTAACGAAGAAATGTTCAACTACTTACCTACATTGCGTGAAACTTTCACAAAAATGTACACTAACCGTCCAGAATCACAACAAAAAAACAATGTATATATTTCTGGTGGTGCAGCATGGGCTATGTACACTTTGTTAAATGGAAATGTAGCAGAAGAAAACTTTACTCCTGTAACTTACGATGACATTTTAACGATTAAAGCTATTGCAGAAAACAATTACCAAAGATTCGTTTTGGATGCTGAAAACAATGCTGAGAAGAAAAAAGTATTAAAAACCTACCAACAAAAAAACTTAATTGCAGCATTTAACCTTTTGGAAACATGTCTTGAAGTAATTCCAGATATGAAAAACAAAAAGATTTATTTTGCAAAACAAGGTCAAATTGCTTGGTTAGTGAGTTATGTATTCGATAATGCTAGAGGAGTAAAACAGATTTACTAA
- a CDS encoding serine hydrolase, which produces MRYLPLLVLAILFIGCEKSDDIPQNPTTEAFYYPPTTGSTWETKSIASLGWNQSAVQPLKDYLADKHTKSFMILVNGRIVMEEYFNGHTAAATWQWNSAGKTLVATTTGIAQQEGLLNINNKASQYLGTGWTSETLDKENLITSRHLLTMSSGLNDEKELVIKSNLTYLADAGTRWSYHNVFQKLMDVVAAASKQDFEVYFNSKLKNKIGMDGFWNYGPIFTIYNSSTRSMARFGLLALKNGKWNNEQIINEAFFKESISTSQTINPSYGYLWWLNGKSKYMVPGGQTVYQGALVPNAPADMYSAMGAEDQRIYVIPSKNMVVIRMGDASDPANPNFALSGFDTALWDKINAVIK; this is translated from the coding sequence ATGAGATACTTACCACTACTTGTACTCGCTATTTTGTTCATAGGATGTGAAAAAAGCGATGATATTCCACAAAATCCAACTACGGAAGCTTTTTATTATCCACCCACTACAGGAAGCACTTGGGAAACGAAATCCATAGCCAGTTTGGGATGGAACCAAAGCGCGGTTCAGCCCTTAAAAGATTATTTGGCAGATAAACATACTAAATCCTTTATGATTCTAGTCAATGGGCGAATCGTGATGGAAGAATACTTCAACGGACACACCGCAGCGGCAACTTGGCAATGGAATAGCGCTGGAAAGACTTTGGTGGCTACTACCACAGGAATTGCGCAACAAGAAGGCTTGCTAAACATCAACAACAAAGCGTCTCAGTATTTAGGTACTGGATGGACAAGTGAAACATTGGATAAAGAAAATCTGATTACGTCTAGACATTTACTAACGATGAGTTCTGGTTTGAATGACGAAAAAGAACTTGTTATAAAATCAAATTTGACCTATTTGGCCGATGCAGGCACAAGATGGTCGTATCATAATGTGTTTCAGAAGTTGATGGATGTAGTGGCTGCGGCAAGTAAACAAGACTTTGAAGTGTATTTCAATAGCAAGTTGAAAAACAAAATAGGAATGGATGGTTTCTGGAACTATGGCCCTATTTTTACGATTTACAATAGTTCTACCAGAAGTATGGCTCGATTTGGACTTTTGGCACTTAAAAACGGCAAATGGAATAATGAGCAAATTATTAATGAAGCTTTTTTTAAGGAAAGTATCAGTACGTCACAAACGATTAATCCTTCTTATGGTTATTTGTGGTGGTTGAATGGAAAATCGAAGTATATGGTTCCAGGTGGGCAAACAGTTTATCAAGGGGCTTTGGTACCTAATGCCCCTGCTGATATGTATTCAGCAATGGGAGCAGAGGACCAACGTATTTATGTGATTCCGAGTAAGAATATGGTGGTGATACGAATGGGTGACGCTTCGGATCCTGCGAATCCTAATTTTGCACTTTCTGGTTTTGATACGGCACTTTGGGATAAAATAAATGCGGTGATAAAGTAA
- a CDS encoding helix-turn-helix domain-containing protein, translated as MERKVRYDASFKLECVKLVLEKHYSCNYVSKQKGLNESNIRKWVRFYKQYGSIGLLPRKNQSYSVAFKLKVLKAIDNNSLSLRAASVKFNIPDTSIIVKWKKDFTTFGLVGLQPKTRGRPTFMDTNKRKKRKSDKPLTREEELLLENEALRCENELLKKLQALIQAEEKARKRKP; from the coding sequence ATGGAAAGAAAAGTCAGATATGATGCTTCATTTAAACTTGAATGCGTAAAATTAGTATTAGAAAAACATTATTCGTGCAATTATGTTTCTAAACAAAAAGGTCTAAATGAGTCTAACATTCGTAAATGGGTTCGATTTTATAAGCAATATGGCAGTATTGGTTTGCTGCCAAGAAAAAACCAAAGTTATTCGGTTGCTTTTAAATTGAAAGTATTAAAAGCAATTGATAACAACTCATTGTCTTTGAGAGCTGCCAGTGTTAAGTTTAATATACCTGACACTAGTATTATTGTTAAATGGAAGAAGGATTTCACTACTTTTGGTTTAGTAGGCTTACAACCAAAAACTAGAGGCAGACCAACATTTATGGACACCAATAAAAGAAAAAAGCGAAAATCAGACAAGCCCTTAACCAGAGAAGAAGAACTTCTATTAGAGAATGAAGCATTACGTTGTGAGAACGAATTGCTAAAAAAGTTGCAAGCCTTAATTCAAGCAGAAGAGAAAGCCAGAAAGCGCAAGCCATAA